In Chondrinema litorale, a single window of DNA contains:
- a CDS encoding SusC/RagA family TonB-linked outer membrane protein encodes MNHKHLLLWSLMLFICAPIFAQDRTLTGTVTSGGGDPLPGVNVVVKGTTTGAITDIDGNFSIKVSSEGKFLVFSYIGFQAKEVEIGTRNSFDISLEEDAQQLSEVVITALGFEQSADNLGSTSSKIDGGPIVTSGETGMINGMQGKAAGVRITRNTGDPGAGSYIQIRGQSTITGDSQPLVIVDGIPISNSTIGSNTGGVSQQSRLNDINPDDIESIQVLKGASAAALWGSRAANGVILIKTKSGSEGRTNISFRSTVSMDKISVRQPLQNKFGQGSGGVYSPTASASFGDKISDRSGAADVFDTSGQFFEAEDGTIYYPIVEKNSTDTFDESNFDDIFGTGYFIDNNLSFSGGNEKSQFYASISNLQQQGIIKSSSDYDRSTVRFNVNHEFSKIFSMSAKSTYINIKSNRTQQNSNVNGIYLGLLRTAPDFDNTDYKGTYYASADAAPEYNRQRSYRRYLGNNSNPIYNNPLWTIQELTNDSKLDRFITSTEMKLRPTDWLDFTARGGVDFYEDVRTTYFPVNSAGGAAGGSYTEELYREREFNLDFIARVSKDITPDLSFTFVTGFNINDRKYLRLGAEMQNFILPDGPRDFSNALPENITAIDYERTIRTSRWYNTAEFGFKDQLYVNLSAVAEAASTFGDESDKTFYYPATDVAWKFTELPAFSNSSVLSFGKLRASWGRVGQQPDVYKTITTFQNATYSGGWGDQLDASYYGGGFVQSDLQGNPTLEPEIKTEWELGTDLRFFNDKLSLGMTYYQNKIDGLLFDVLVAPSTGFNTRYGNAAKMENKGFEFEGTYNLVQKNDFNASLNFNFNANKNKVTDLSGTESLLLAGFTNAGTRAVTGQPLGVLWGGLWDRDESGELILDDNGFPTVAAEAGLMGDPNPDWRGGAGFNVNYKGLALNVLFETFQGADISEATRGVLYTFGRHEDNGNEVTPTTETKNYNGDVIPAGELVRGNLVDWGAGEVLLDESWYTTLGSGFGSVREQFTGDGSWTRLREVSLSYTLSSPGFREKTKLSSIQFTLTGRNLILWTKVRGLDPETSLTGGYGQGLEYFTNPGTKSYLFSVTFNY; translated from the coding sequence ATGAATCACAAACATCTACTATTGTGGTCATTGATGCTTTTTATCTGTGCACCAATTTTCGCACAGGATCGCACATTGACTGGTACAGTGACATCAGGAGGAGGAGACCCATTACCCGGGGTTAACGTAGTAGTAAAAGGAACTACAACTGGTGCCATCACAGACATCGATGGTAATTTTTCAATTAAAGTCTCATCTGAAGGTAAATTCCTAGTATTTTCATACATAGGTTTCCAAGCCAAAGAAGTTGAAATTGGGACTCGTAATTCATTTGACATTTCTCTAGAAGAAGATGCACAACAACTCTCAGAAGTTGTAATTACGGCATTGGGTTTTGAACAGTCGGCTGATAATCTAGGTTCTACTAGTTCAAAAATTGATGGTGGCCCAATTGTAACATCTGGTGAAACAGGTATGATTAACGGTATGCAGGGTAAAGCTGCCGGTGTTAGAATTACAAGAAATACTGGTGATCCGGGAGCTGGTTCTTATATCCAGATTCGTGGTCAAAGTACAATTACAGGTGACTCTCAGCCATTGGTAATTGTAGATGGTATTCCAATTAGTAATTCAACTATTGGTAGTAATACTGGTGGTGTAAGCCAGCAGTCTCGTTTAAATGATATCAACCCAGACGATATTGAGTCAATCCAAGTATTGAAAGGTGCTTCTGCTGCGGCACTTTGGGGTTCAAGAGCTGCTAATGGTGTAATCTTGATCAAAACAAAATCTGGTAGCGAAGGTAGAACTAATATTTCTTTCCGTTCTACAGTTTCTATGGATAAAATATCTGTTAGACAACCTTTACAAAACAAATTTGGACAAGGTAGTGGTGGTGTTTATAGCCCAACTGCTTCTGCATCTTTTGGTGATAAAATCTCTGATCGTTCTGGTGCTGCTGATGTGTTTGATACTTCAGGCCAGTTTTTTGAAGCTGAAGATGGTACAATCTATTATCCAATTGTTGAGAAAAACTCTACAGATACTTTCGACGAATCTAACTTTGATGATATTTTTGGAACAGGTTACTTTATAGATAATAACTTAAGTTTTAGTGGAGGTAACGAAAAATCTCAGTTCTATGCTAGTATTTCAAACTTACAGCAACAAGGTATAATTAAGTCTAGTAGTGATTACGACCGTAGCACAGTAAGATTTAACGTGAACCACGAATTCAGTAAAATCTTTAGCATGAGTGCTAAATCTACTTACATCAATATCAAATCTAATCGTACGCAGCAAAACTCAAATGTAAATGGTATTTACCTTGGTTTATTAAGAACTGCACCAGATTTTGATAACACAGATTACAAAGGTACTTATTACGCTAGTGCAGATGCTGCTCCAGAATATAACCGTCAGCGTTCTTACAGAAGATATTTGGGTAATAATTCAAACCCAATTTATAACAATCCACTTTGGACAATTCAAGAGCTTACAAACGATTCTAAGCTAGATCGTTTCATTACTAGTACAGAAATGAAATTGCGCCCAACCGATTGGCTAGATTTTACAGCTAGAGGTGGTGTTGATTTTTACGAAGATGTAAGAACTACATACTTTCCGGTAAATTCTGCAGGAGGTGCTGCAGGAGGTTCTTATACGGAAGAACTTTATCGTGAGCGTGAATTCAACTTAGACTTTATCGCAAGAGTTTCTAAAGATATTACTCCAGACTTATCATTTACTTTCGTAACTGGATTTAATATAAATGATAGAAAATATCTGAGATTAGGTGCAGAAATGCAGAATTTCATCTTGCCTGATGGCCCAAGAGATTTTTCTAATGCTTTACCAGAAAATATTACAGCTATAGATTATGAGCGTACAATTCGTACTTCTCGTTGGTATAACACAGCAGAATTTGGATTTAAAGATCAATTATATGTAAACCTTTCTGCAGTTGCTGAAGCAGCTTCTACTTTTGGTGACGAGTCTGACAAAACATTCTACTATCCTGCAACTGATGTAGCTTGGAAATTTACTGAGCTTCCAGCATTTAGCAATAGTTCAGTGCTTTCATTTGGTAAATTAAGAGCTTCTTGGGGTAGAGTGGGTCAGCAACCAGATGTTTATAAAACGATAACTACCTTTCAAAATGCTACATATTCTGGTGGCTGGGGAGATCAGTTAGATGCCAGTTATTACGGTGGTGGTTTTGTTCAGTCTGACTTACAAGGTAACCCTACATTGGAACCAGAGATTAAAACAGAATGGGAACTTGGTACTGACCTGAGATTCTTCAATGATAAATTGTCTTTGGGAATGACTTATTACCAAAACAAAATCGATGGTTTGTTATTCGACGTATTAGTAGCCCCTTCTACAGGTTTCAATACACGTTATGGAAACGCTGCTAAAATGGAAAACAAAGGTTTCGAATTTGAAGGTACTTATAACTTGGTTCAAAAGAATGATTTCAATGCTTCTTTAAACTTTAACTTTAACGCAAACAAAAATAAAGTTACCGACTTATCTGGTACAGAGTCTTTACTACTTGCAGGTTTTACTAATGCTGGTACTAGAGCTGTTACAGGTCAGCCTTTAGGTGTGCTTTGGGGTGGTTTATGGGATAGAGACGAAAGCGGAGAGTTAATTCTTGATGATAACGGTTTCCCTACAGTAGCTGCAGAAGCTGGTCTTATGGGCGATCCAAACCCAGACTGGAGAGGTGGTGCAGGTTTTAATGTGAACTACAAAGGTTTAGCATTAAATGTACTATTCGAAACTTTCCAAGGTGCTGATATTAGTGAAGCAACAAGAGGTGTACTTTATACTTTTGGTCGTCATGAAGATAACGGAAACGAAGTAACTCCTACAACAGAAACAAAAAATTACAATGGTGATGTTATTCCTGCTGGCGAATTAGTTAGAGGTAATTTAGTTGACTGGGGTGCTGGTGAAGTACTTTTAGATGAATCTTGGTATACTACTTTAGGTAGTGGATTTGGTTCTGTACGTGAGCAATTTACAGGTGACGGTTCTTGGACAAGACTAAGAGAAGTTTCATTAAGCTATACGCTAAGCTCTCCTGGCTTCCGCGAAAAAACTAAGCTTTCTTCTATCCAATTTACACTTACTGGTAGAAACTTGATTCTTTGGACAAAAGTAAGAGGTCTTGACCCTGAAACTAGTTTAACAGGTGGTTATGGTCAAGGTTTGGAATACTTCACAAACCCTGGTACCAAATCTTACTTGTTCTCTGTAACATTCAACTACTAA
- a CDS encoding FAD-dependent oxidoreductase — protein MSRKLDRRNWLKQSLTASASLLAGNTLASGINNFNISKKRKPVAVVAGAGVMGSWTAYFLLKAGYDVTLCDPWGAGNPHASSGGETRLIRYLYGKNEIYFNLAKRSMELWKQEQKAIGKKLFYQNGMLIFSEMPVYDYAKESRALYEANGYKLDKIPAKDLKKLYPFINTEDLDHAIYDKEAGFLLAADSCKQVANSIETQGGTFKFASVKPGKVESGKMKEVILPDGTKLNADIFVFANGPWLGKLFPDVFDGKLMVTRQPLFFFSPPKEFAAKLKIPFPVWMNRDKANKERSYGVYDPVLDGFKFAYTQLEVRDFDPEYDPRIVQQSEIEHARYLMEKRFSFMRNAPLLFSKVCQHTDTPDKNFILDQHPECGNVWLMGGGSGHAFKHGPALGELATKQITDSIMPIEDFSIKRLEILSSFTKNHK, from the coding sequence ATGAGTAGAAAGCTAGACAGACGTAACTGGTTGAAGCAAAGTTTAACTGCTTCGGCCAGTTTGCTGGCTGGTAACACGCTGGCATCTGGTATTAATAATTTTAATATCAGCAAAAAGAGAAAACCTGTAGCTGTAGTAGCAGGTGCAGGAGTTATGGGTAGTTGGACCGCTTATTTTCTGTTAAAAGCGGGTTACGATGTAACACTGTGCGATCCTTGGGGAGCTGGAAATCCTCATGCTAGTTCTGGAGGTGAAACCCGCCTAATTAGATATCTGTATGGCAAGAATGAAATCTATTTCAATCTGGCTAAGCGATCTATGGAATTATGGAAACAGGAGCAAAAGGCAATTGGTAAAAAGTTGTTCTATCAGAATGGCATGCTAATTTTCTCAGAAATGCCTGTTTACGACTATGCAAAAGAATCTAGAGCATTGTATGAAGCTAATGGATATAAACTAGACAAGATTCCGGCAAAGGATTTAAAAAAGTTATATCCATTTATAAATACAGAAGACCTTGATCATGCTATTTACGATAAAGAAGCTGGTTTTTTATTAGCAGCAGACAGTTGCAAACAAGTAGCTAATTCAATAGAAACACAAGGAGGTACTTTCAAATTTGCATCGGTAAAACCCGGAAAAGTTGAAAGTGGTAAGATGAAAGAAGTGATTTTGCCAGATGGAACAAAGTTAAATGCAGATATCTTTGTATTTGCTAATGGGCCTTGGTTAGGTAAACTATTTCCAGATGTATTTGATGGAAAACTTATGGTAACAAGGCAACCACTTTTCTTCTTTAGTCCACCAAAAGAATTTGCAGCTAAACTTAAGATACCTTTTCCTGTTTGGATGAACAGAGATAAGGCTAATAAGGAAAGAAGCTATGGTGTTTACGACCCTGTTTTAGACGGGTTTAAATTTGCCTATACACAGCTTGAAGTTCGTGACTTTGATCCTGAATATGATCCGAGAATTGTGCAGCAATCTGAGATCGAACATGCGAGGTATCTAATGGAAAAGCGATTTAGTTTTATGAGAAATGCGCCTTTGCTGTTTAGTAAAGTATGCCAACATACAGATACACCAGACAAAAATTTTATATTAGATCAACATCCCGAATGTGGAAATGTATGGCTAATGGGTGGAGGTTCTGGCCATGCGTTTAAACATGGGCCTGCTCTAGGAGAATTGGCAACTAAACAGATTACAGATTCAATTATGCCAATTGAAGATTTTAGTATTAAAAGATTGGAAATACTTAGTTCTTTTACAAAGAATCATAAGTGA
- a CDS encoding DPP IV N-terminal domain-containing protein, translated as MAIFFAFSRCTTTPNLSEQIATETTKDILLKEGTNMASVLSPDKKTLAIDLQGTIWLVPAEGGSAKAITDAMGDCHEPAWSPDGAKLTFQSYKSGNYQIWSVNSDGTELTQVTEGEFDSREPHWSADGASIIFSSDRNGNYDIWKIDIANNKLKALTTDPANEYNPAFSDDGQSITYVSENKNGKGIYVMKADGSDNHLEVESKLTVASPSWSPDGKSIIFSSYTNKNSELIHHTVGDVSADKVVATNEDIFPFRASWVDNQEIFYTSDGNIKKRFIGEDGVVTIPFEATVQLNRPDYKRKQYDFNDSSSQPALGIMGPAISPDGKTVAFAALGNIYIKKEGTESAEKLTDDKFVDIDPTWSPDGNKLAYLSDKAGNMDLWVKDFTTGKSEKLVDLEKDLGFPVWSPDGKSIAFFARDERNVWGYGELQIVDVASASVKSLENTWFVPSKPSWSADSKILAIMVLDKYSSRYREGLSKILRITTDGDELGYVSPEEGRTPAIRNINGPSWSPDGKYMAYVQDGLLWQLPVDAEGNPTGKPEKLTEELSSAPTWTADSKKILYLATDHLKLLDVSAGSAVDIPLNLDWKRPVPKDAYVVHAGKLFNGKDSTYLENVDIVVKGNRISEIVAHKDDYDIPVIDASDKTIIPGLFEMHTHQHATVGEKLGRIWLSYGITNIREPGADPYDALERKEAWASGQRPGPREFFTGGLTDGSRIYYGLANSIIYSSHLDLEMERVRKLGYDMVKTYVRMPDSLQKIITEGAHEIGIPVSSHEIFPSMKYNVDAVEHIRGTSRRGYSMKQSNLKASYGDVVQLLTGSQMNITPTIGLQGGFYILADKHPEIYANRQLNVLYEEQYVSSLKASMSRILKIFPSYLDNFERVQKGVFDIVKAGGRVTAGTDSPFIPYGTSLHVEMQLFVDAGLSPYQALQSATIRAAEAVGVAKDLGTVEEGKLADFVIVEGDPLNNIFDAWNVVSTFKAGVKYDIDELLLRPQS; from the coding sequence TTGGCAATTTTTTTTGCTTTCTCAAGATGTACTACCACACCCAATCTTTCTGAACAGATTGCTACTGAAACAACCAAAGATATTTTACTGAAAGAAGGTACCAACATGGCTTCTGTTTTATCTCCCGATAAAAAAACATTAGCTATAGACTTACAAGGTACTATTTGGTTGGTGCCGGCAGAAGGTGGAAGTGCAAAAGCAATCACCGATGCAATGGGCGATTGCCACGAACCTGCTTGGTCGCCAGACGGTGCTAAGCTTACTTTTCAATCTTATAAAAGTGGCAATTATCAGATTTGGTCAGTGAACAGCGATGGCACAGAATTGACACAAGTAACAGAAGGTGAATTTGATTCTCGTGAACCACACTGGTCTGCAGATGGGGCAAGTATTATTTTTTCGTCTGATAGAAATGGCAATTATGATATTTGGAAAATAGATATTGCTAATAACAAATTGAAAGCTTTAACTACCGATCCGGCAAACGAATATAATCCAGCTTTCTCAGACGATGGACAGTCAATTACTTATGTTTCTGAGAATAAAAATGGCAAAGGTATTTATGTGATGAAAGCTGATGGTAGCGACAACCATTTAGAAGTAGAATCAAAACTAACGGTGGCATCTCCTTCATGGAGTCCAGATGGAAAAAGTATTATTTTTAGTTCATACACCAACAAAAACAGTGAGTTAATACACCATACAGTTGGAGATGTAAGCGCAGATAAAGTTGTAGCGACCAACGAAGATATATTTCCATTTAGAGCAAGTTGGGTAGATAATCAAGAAATATTTTATACTTCCGATGGTAACATCAAGAAAAGATTTATTGGTGAAGATGGCGTAGTAACTATTCCATTCGAAGCAACGGTACAACTCAACCGACCAGATTATAAGAGAAAGCAATACGATTTTAACGATTCCTCATCGCAACCTGCACTGGGCATTATGGGGCCGGCCATCTCACCAGATGGAAAAACAGTTGCCTTTGCCGCTTTGGGTAATATTTATATAAAGAAAGAAGGAACGGAATCTGCTGAAAAATTAACTGATGATAAGTTTGTAGATATAGACCCAACTTGGTCGCCAGATGGAAATAAGCTTGCTTATTTGTCTGATAAGGCAGGTAACATGGATTTGTGGGTGAAAGATTTTACAACTGGTAAATCTGAAAAACTAGTTGATTTAGAAAAGGATTTAGGTTTTCCTGTATGGTCGCCAGATGGAAAAAGCATTGCCTTTTTTGCCAGAGATGAAAGAAATGTTTGGGGTTACGGAGAGCTACAAATTGTAGATGTAGCAAGTGCTTCGGTTAAGTCTTTAGAAAATACATGGTTTGTACCGAGTAAACCAAGTTGGTCAGCAGATAGCAAGATACTAGCTATTATGGTCTTAGATAAATACTCTAGCAGATACAGAGAAGGCTTGAGTAAAATTTTGCGTATTACTACAGATGGTGATGAGTTAGGTTATGTTTCTCCCGAAGAAGGAAGAACACCAGCCATCAGAAATATAAACGGACCGTCTTGGTCACCAGACGGGAAGTATATGGCCTACGTGCAAGATGGCTTGCTATGGCAATTGCCAGTAGATGCCGAAGGAAACCCAACTGGCAAACCAGAAAAACTCACAGAAGAATTATCATCAGCACCAACTTGGACGGCAGATAGCAAGAAAATTTTGTATCTGGCTACAGATCATTTAAAATTACTCGATGTATCAGCGGGAAGTGCAGTAGATATTCCTCTAAATCTCGATTGGAAAAGACCAGTACCAAAAGATGCATATGTGGTGCATGCAGGTAAACTTTTTAACGGTAAAGATTCAACCTATTTAGAAAATGTAGATATCGTCGTAAAAGGAAATCGAATCAGTGAAATTGTTGCTCACAAAGATGATTATGATATTCCGGTAATTGATGCCAGTGATAAAACGATTATTCCGGGACTCTTCGAAATGCACACTCACCAACATGCTACAGTCGGAGAGAAACTGGGTAGAATCTGGTTGTCATACGGCATTACCAACATTCGCGAGCCGGGTGCCGACCCATACGATGCTTTGGAGAGAAAAGAAGCTTGGGCAAGTGGACAGCGCCCCGGTCCAAGAGAGTTTTTTACTGGTGGTCTCACAGATGGAAGTAGAATTTATTACGGTTTGGCGAACAGCATCATTTACAGCTCGCATTTAGATTTGGAAATGGAGCGTGTTCGTAAACTAGGTTACGACATGGTAAAAACCTATGTACGAATGCCCGATTCACTTCAAAAAATTATTACAGAAGGTGCACATGAGATAGGCATTCCGGTTTCTTCGCATGAGATTTTTCCATCAATGAAATATAATGTGGATGCAGTAGAGCATATTCGTGGAACTAGCCGAAGAGGTTATTCTATGAAGCAGTCTAACCTAAAAGCTTCTTATGGAGATGTGGTTCAGCTATTAACTGGTTCACAAATGAATATTACACCAACAATTGGTTTGCAAGGTGGTTTCTACATTTTGGCAGATAAACATCCAGAAATTTATGCCAACAGGCAGCTCAATGTTTTGTATGAAGAGCAATATGTGTCTTCATTAAAAGCATCTATGAGTCGTATTTTAAAGATATTTCCATCTTATCTCGATAATTTCGAAAGAGTACAAAAAGGTGTTTTCGACATTGTGAAGGCTGGTGGTAGAGTTACTGCAGGAACAGACTCACCTTTTATTCCTTACGGAACAAGTTTACACGTAGAAATGCAATTGTTTGTAGATGCTGGTTTATCACCGTATCAAGCATTGCAATCTGCTACTATTAGAGCTGCTGAAGCCGTTGGAGTTGCCAAAGATTTGGGAACAGTAGAAGAAGGCAAATTGGCAGATTTTGTAATTGTAGAAGGAGATCCATTGAATAATATTTTTGATGCATGGAATGTGGTAAGCACATTTAAAGCAGGAGTTAAATACGATATTGACGAATTACTTTTACGTCCACAATCATGA
- a CDS encoding ABC transporter permease has protein sequence MKDSSSIDHHPPRWPVKILKLLLKNEYLEEIEGDLEEVFQDNVEIHSPTKATRKYIWDSVKLIRPSLIKNLSVNPYSSVGMFKNNLKVSFRILKRNKAYTFINVLGMSVGLAIAMLIMLYAQFELSYEDYNPQASRMVRVTLDYLSGETVIHQDCETYPPLGPLMKAEFSEVEEFTRAYHNEEKTIQIDDQFFRESNIYGVDPAFFTLFNYPFIQGNQKGVFTKAYETVLTRSQAYKYFGKIDVVGESLKMAGVETPFKIVGVIEDCPPNTHLKFNMLISYPTMNVQFRDTEDNWNGNNTYTYLLLNDKANLANFGLSMQAFTKRLIDDEKVRDENVVSQPVKDIHLYSNKSFEPEKNGDATSVYFLLGVALLVIIIAIVNYINLSTSRSLDRAKEVGIRKVLGTSMFQLRTQFLTESILINLFAGVLSLILMLATFSEFKNMAGLPMDFHFIGNSTFWLVLVSIIILNSLLSGVFPAFILSSFKPVSILKGRFSHSAKGTFMRKSLVIFQFAITIFLLIQTLTAEEQLRYMREKDLGLNIERTIVVASPHDRDLVKKNHQTYKNELEKFAQFTSVATSSCVPGLPAHDMGTTTSVRLVGAKENSFNYYILHMDAGFIPTMEIEVLAGRNFIENAERDDEVILNEETVRLWEIANPEEVIDKQIKFWGKELTIVGVIKNFHQASAKSAYLPMIFLPENSGLAYTSIKTTAGDIKANLALIEEVYNKNYPNSPFEYFFLDQEYDKQFRADEQFQQVFGTLTGFAILIACLGLFGLVSFTIAKRAKEIGVRKVLGAEVWQIILLLSKDFVSLVLFSMIIAIPLTFFIINNWLERYAFRIDLNVWLFAIPALSVLLVAAITVVIETWKISRANPIKSLRSE, from the coding sequence ATGAAAGATTCATCTTCTATTGATCATCATCCACCTCGGTGGCCAGTAAAAATTTTAAAACTTCTTTTAAAGAATGAATATCTGGAGGAGATAGAGGGTGATTTGGAAGAAGTTTTTCAAGATAATGTAGAGATTCATTCTCCTACAAAAGCTACGCGAAAGTACATCTGGGATTCAGTAAAACTGATTCGCCCCTCATTAATAAAAAACCTTAGTGTCAATCCATATTCTAGTGTCGGTATGTTCAAAAACAATTTAAAAGTCTCATTCAGAATACTTAAAAGAAACAAAGCTTATACATTTATTAATGTGTTGGGTATGTCTGTTGGTTTGGCCATTGCCATGCTCATTATGCTATATGCACAGTTTGAGTTGAGTTACGAAGATTATAATCCACAAGCGAGTAGAATGGTGCGGGTTACGCTGGACTATTTAAGTGGCGAAACGGTAATCCATCAAGATTGTGAGACTTATCCACCGCTTGGCCCATTAATGAAAGCGGAGTTTAGCGAAGTAGAAGAATTTACACGAGCTTACCACAACGAAGAAAAAACCATCCAAATAGATGATCAGTTTTTTAGGGAATCTAATATCTATGGCGTTGATCCCGCATTTTTCACTTTGTTCAATTATCCATTTATACAAGGGAACCAGAAAGGCGTATTTACCAAAGCTTACGAAACAGTGTTAACCCGATCTCAAGCTTATAAATATTTTGGAAAAATAGATGTTGTAGGAGAATCATTGAAAATGGCAGGTGTAGAAACACCATTTAAAATTGTAGGTGTTATTGAAGACTGTCCTCCAAATACGCATTTAAAATTTAATATGTTGATCTCTTACCCAACAATGAATGTGCAGTTTCGAGATACAGAAGACAATTGGAATGGAAACAACACTTATACCTATCTTTTACTAAATGATAAAGCGAATTTGGCAAACTTTGGCTTAAGTATGCAAGCCTTTACCAAACGCTTAATAGATGATGAAAAAGTGAGAGATGAAAATGTGGTTTCTCAACCTGTAAAAGACATTCATCTATATTCCAATAAATCTTTTGAACCCGAAAAAAATGGTGATGCTACTTCAGTTTATTTCTTGTTGGGTGTAGCGCTTTTGGTAATTATTATCGCCATTGTAAACTACATTAACCTCTCAACTTCTCGCTCGCTAGATAGAGCCAAAGAAGTGGGGATTAGAAAAGTTTTGGGAACCTCGATGTTTCAGCTTCGCACTCAGTTTTTAACTGAATCGATCTTAATTAACTTATTTGCAGGTGTTTTATCTCTCATTTTAATGTTGGCAACTTTTAGTGAGTTTAAGAATATGGCTGGTTTGCCTATGGACTTTCACTTTATTGGGAACAGTACATTTTGGTTAGTCTTAGTTTCAATTATCATTTTAAACAGTCTACTGTCGGGAGTTTTCCCAGCGTTTATACTTTCTTCATTTAAGCCGGTATCTATTCTTAAAGGCAGATTTTCGCATTCTGCCAAAGGAACATTTATGCGAAAATCCTTAGTCATTTTTCAATTTGCCATTACAATCTTTCTGTTAATTCAAACACTCACTGCCGAAGAACAACTGAGATATATGCGCGAAAAAGATTTGGGTTTAAATATTGAAAGAACCATTGTTGTTGCCTCACCACACGATAGAGATTTGGTAAAGAAAAATCACCAAACCTATAAAAATGAGTTGGAGAAATTTGCCCAATTTACTTCTGTAGCAACTTCAAGTTGTGTTCCGGGATTACCCGCACACGACATGGGAACTACAACCTCCGTTAGACTTGTAGGAGCAAAAGAAAATAGCTTCAATTATTACATTTTGCATATGGATGCTGGCTTTATTCCTACTATGGAAATTGAAGTATTGGCTGGAAGAAATTTTATTGAAAATGCAGAAAGAGACGACGAAGTAATTCTAAATGAAGAAACTGTGAGGTTGTGGGAAATTGCAAATCCCGAAGAAGTAATAGACAAGCAAATAAAATTTTGGGGAAAAGAACTCACCATTGTTGGTGTAATTAAAAACTTCCATCAAGCAAGTGCAAAATCAGCTTATTTGCCTATGATATTTTTGCCTGAAAACTCAGGACTTGCTTATACCAGTATAAAAACTACTGCCGGAGATATAAAAGCAAATCTGGCTTTGATAGAAGAAGTTTATAACAAAAATTACCCTAACAGCCCATTTGAGTACTTTTTCTTAGATCAAGAATACGATAAACAGTTTCGAGCAGATGAGCAATTTCAGCAAGTATTTGGTACGCTTACAGGCTTCGCTATTTTAATCGCCTGTTTGGGTTTATTCGGTTTGGTTTCTTTTACCATTGCCAAGAGAGCCAAAGAAATTGGCGTGCGAAAAGTATTAGGTGCGGAAGTTTGGCAAATCATCCTTTTACTTTCTAAAGACTTTGTTTCATTGGTGTTGTTTTCTATGATTATCGCCATTCCGCTCACTTTCTTTATCATCAACAATTGGTTAGAAAGATATGCATTCAGAATAGATTTAAATGTGTGGTTGTTTGCTATTCCTGCACTGTCAGTTTTATTAGTAGCAGCAATTACAGTTGTGATAGAAACATGGAAAATTTCCCGAGCCAATCCGATTAAATCACTTAGGAGTGAGTGA
- a CDS encoding PadR family transcriptional regulator, whose amino-acid sequence MKITKLGEFEELVLLTVIVLKEEAYGVAIKKELEDRLNSTLSVGSIQSALKRMEEKGLLTSEFGEATNRRGGKRKRIYEATPYAFKVISELKEIRVSLWDAIASFKPGFNMG is encoded by the coding sequence ATGAAAATAACGAAGTTAGGAGAATTTGAAGAATTGGTTTTACTCACGGTGATAGTCTTAAAAGAAGAAGCTTACGGAGTGGCCATTAAGAAAGAATTGGAAGATAGGCTAAACTCAACTTTGAGTGTGGGTTCGATTCAGTCTGCTTTAAAAAGAATGGAAGAAAAGGGTTTGCTCACCTCAGAATTTGGTGAAGCTACTAACAGAAGGGGAGGAAAGCGCAAAAGAATTTACGAAGCAACACCTTATGCTTTTAAAGTAATATCAGAACTAAAAGAAATTAGAGTAAGCTTATGGGATGCCATTGCCTCATTTAAGCCGGGTTTTAATATGGGCTAA